A single window of Anaerocolumna chitinilytica DNA harbors:
- a CDS encoding ABC transporter permease — protein MPELTPGKFEIIGYKKDDINKITRPAISYWQDAWRRLKKNPIAMVSIAVLIVMVIMVIIGPMIRGYDYVTMNVAQKNLTPSSKYWFGTDNLGRDLFSRIWAGARASIIIALVATALKLVFGTLYGALMAHFGGWVDEVLMRVIEVINSIPSLLITILIMMVLGNSLFSLLVALSITAWCNTARQVRGMIKQLRESEYVYAAEVLGAKPIRIIFKHYIPNMLGILILDASTAIPGFIFTEAGLSFLGIGLKSPAISLGVLISMGQHSMDFYPYQLFFPCLLLCIIVMAFNLLGDGLRDALDPKLRQ, from the coding sequence ATGCCGGAATTAACACCAGGAAAATTTGAAATTATCGGATATAAAAAAGATGATATTAATAAAATCACACGTCCTGCAATCTCTTATTGGCAGGATGCGTGGAGACGTCTGAAGAAAAACCCCATAGCAATGGTTTCCATAGCAGTTCTTATTGTCATGGTAATTATGGTAATTATCGGACCTATGATAAGGGGATATGATTATGTTACCATGAATGTGGCGCAGAAGAATCTGACTCCATCCTCAAAATACTGGTTTGGAACAGATAATCTGGGAAGAGACCTCTTTTCCCGCATCTGGGCAGGTGCAAGAGCATCTATTATCATAGCCCTTGTGGCAACTGCCCTAAAATTAGTATTTGGTACTCTGTATGGTGCTTTGATGGCACATTTTGGCGGATGGGTAGATGAAGTTCTGATGCGTGTGATTGAAGTGATTAATTCAATTCCTTCTCTGCTTATTACTATTCTAATTATGATGGTTTTAGGGAATAGCTTGTTCTCACTTCTTGTAGCCTTAAGTATAACAGCCTGGTGCAATACAGCCAGACAGGTTAGGGGTATGATAAAGCAGCTGAGGGAATCAGAATATGTCTATGCGGCAGAAGTGCTGGGAGCGAAGCCTATTCGTATTATTTTTAAACACTATATACCGAATATGCTTGGAATTCTGATTCTGGATGCATCCACAGCTATTCCCGGCTTCATTTTTACAGAAGCAGGTTTAAGTTTTCTCGGTATTGGTTTAAAGTCTCCGGCTATCAGCCTGGGAGTTTTGATTTCTATGGGGCAGCATTCTATGGATTTTTATCCCTATCAGCTATTTTTCCCTTGTCTGCTCCTATGCATTATAGTAATGGCATTTAACCTCTTAGGAGATGGACTGCGGGATGCACTGGATCCGAAACTTCGCCAGTGA